One Streptomyces sp. P9-A2 DNA window includes the following coding sequences:
- a CDS encoding 4-hydroxyphenylacetate 3-hydroxylase N-terminal domain-containing protein — MTTGNANQSAHSPAGRDHLPFTGDEYLESLNDGREVWIYGERVENIAEHPAFRNSARMIARMYDALHDPARKDVLTAPTEGGGFTHRFYQAPKSVEEQVASRDAIAEWQKIAWGWMGRSPDYKGCFLGTLGANAEFYRGFEDNARNWYRKAQEKTWYINHAIMNPPVDRGMGADAGKDVFIRVTRETDAGFYVKGAKVVATGSALTHYTFVGHVGQVAVQDPAFSPVFITPTNAPGVKLICRTSNEYRAAVLGSPFDYPLSSRLDENDAILVLDDVFVPWENAFIYNDLEQANKYNIHSGYLERASLHGCTRFAVKMDFLVGMLSRALDVTGAGQFHGVMSQLGEVIAWRNTFWALSDAMAKSAVPWKGGMIQPDPQFAGAYRVMNQLAMPKIKNIIEQVVASGLIYLNSHAKDFRTPEIRGYLDTYLRGTGGIDAEERVKVMKMLWDSIGTEFGARHELYEINYIGSNDVTRQTNLFGARGSGLLDYCKDFAQSAMDEYDLDGWTVPDLKNPDDVSILKR; from the coding sequence ATGACGACGGGAAACGCGAACCAGTCTGCACACAGCCCTGCCGGCCGTGATCACCTCCCCTTCACCGGGGATGAATATCTCGAAAGCCTCAACGACGGCCGCGAGGTCTGGATCTACGGGGAGCGGGTGGAGAACATCGCCGAGCACCCCGCCTTCCGTAACTCCGCCCGCATGATCGCTCGCATGTACGACGCCCTGCACGACCCGGCGCGCAAGGATGTCCTCACCGCGCCCACCGAGGGTGGAGGCTTCACCCACCGCTTCTACCAGGCGCCCAAGAGCGTCGAGGAGCAGGTGGCCTCCCGTGACGCGATCGCCGAGTGGCAGAAGATCGCCTGGGGCTGGATGGGGCGCTCCCCCGACTACAAGGGCTGTTTCCTCGGCACTCTCGGCGCCAACGCCGAGTTCTACCGGGGGTTCGAGGACAACGCGCGCAACTGGTACCGCAAGGCCCAGGAGAAGACGTGGTACATCAACCACGCGATCATGAACCCCCCGGTGGACCGCGGTATGGGCGCGGACGCGGGCAAGGACGTCTTCATCCGGGTCACCAGGGAGACCGACGCCGGTTTCTACGTCAAGGGCGCCAAGGTGGTGGCCACCGGATCGGCCCTGACGCACTACACCTTCGTCGGTCACGTGGGCCAGGTCGCCGTGCAGGACCCGGCCTTCTCGCCGGTGTTCATCACGCCCACCAACGCTCCCGGCGTGAAGCTGATCTGCCGTACGTCCAACGAGTACCGCGCGGCCGTGCTGGGCAGCCCGTTCGACTACCCGCTGTCGAGCCGTCTGGACGAGAACGACGCGATCCTGGTCCTCGACGACGTGTTCGTGCCCTGGGAGAACGCGTTCATCTACAACGACCTGGAGCAGGCCAACAAGTACAACATCCACTCGGGTTATCTGGAGCGCGCCTCCCTGCACGGCTGCACCCGGTTCGCCGTGAAGATGGACTTCCTGGTCGGCATGCTGTCCCGCGCCCTCGACGTCACCGGAGCAGGCCAGTTCCACGGCGTCATGTCCCAGCTCGGTGAGGTCATCGCCTGGCGCAACACGTTCTGGGCGCTGTCGGACGCGATGGCCAAGAGCGCGGTGCCCTGGAAGGGCGGCATGATCCAGCCCGACCCGCAGTTCGCCGGCGCCTACCGCGTGATGAACCAGCTGGCCATGCCGAAGATCAAGAACATCATCGAGCAGGTCGTGGCCAGCGGCCTGATCTACCTCAACTCCCACGCGAAGGACTTCAGGACCCCCGAGATCCGCGGCTACCTGGACACCTACCTGCGCGGTACGGGGGGCATCGACGCCGAGGAGCGCGTCAAGGTCATGAAGATGCTCTGGGACTCCATCGGCACGGAGTTCGGAGCCCGCCACGAGCTGTACGAGATCAACTACATCGGCAGCAACGACGTGACGCGCCAGACCAACCTGTTCGGCGCCCGGGGCAGCGGTCTCCTCGACTACTGCAAGGACTTCGCGCAGAGCGCCATGGACGAGTACGACCTGGACGGCTGGACCGTGCCGGACCTGAAGAACCCGGACGACGTCAGCATCCTCAAGCGCTGA
- a CDS encoding LysR family transcriptional regulator, whose protein sequence is MDFRQLEYFRAVVEAGSVSQAAKNLGMTQPPVSHAITKLERELGVRLLERTAKGVHPTRAGLHLLSRGERLIADRNRVVETLRSMAEGAAGDLRIGVEPMVINEIIADVLAEFLDHAPNAHVSLVDVTPDVIVQRIRTGELDMGCVPFAPAQFAGFVADTCEWSPVIDIGIKLAVPKYRAKEQHPDGKGWGRWILPSPIPAFSGMPDAAEKALATDHSFEVIEVSTPQTALAFVAAGLGVAPATERMAGKSDTVALLDPPRWLRPMQATLLWKRGAEITPLMERWLQATRIVAEHRRTLGR, encoded by the coding sequence ATGGACTTTCGCCAACTCGAGTACTTCAGGGCCGTCGTCGAGGCCGGCTCGGTTTCACAGGCCGCCAAGAATCTCGGCATGACACAGCCGCCGGTGAGTCACGCCATCACGAAGCTGGAGCGGGAACTCGGTGTGCGCCTCCTCGAGCGGACGGCGAAGGGCGTCCACCCCACCCGGGCCGGGCTCCACCTGCTGTCCAGGGGCGAGCGGCTGATCGCCGACCGGAACCGGGTGGTCGAGACGCTGAGGTCGATGGCCGAGGGGGCGGCCGGAGACCTGCGCATCGGCGTGGAGCCCATGGTCATCAACGAGATCATCGCCGATGTCCTGGCCGAGTTCCTCGACCATGCTCCCAACGCTCACGTGAGTCTGGTCGACGTCACTCCCGATGTGATCGTTCAACGGATTCGGACGGGCGAACTGGACATGGGCTGCGTTCCGTTCGCCCCCGCACAATTCGCCGGGTTCGTCGCGGACACCTGCGAGTGGTCTCCCGTTATCGACATCGGCATCAAGCTCGCTGTGCCGAAATATCGCGCGAAGGAACAGCACCCTGACGGAAAAGGCTGGGGACGCTGGATTCTTCCGTCCCCGATTCCCGCCTTCTCGGGAATGCCGGACGCCGCGGAGAAAGCTCTGGCGACCGACCACTCCTTCGAAGTCATCGAGGTCTCCACACCACAGACCGCGCTCGCTTTCGTCGCCGCGGGACTGGGCGTCGCCCCCGCGACCGAGCGCATGGCCGGAAAAAGCGACACGGTGGCCCTCCTCGACCCCCCGCGATGGCTCAGGCCCATGCAGGCGACGCTCCTGTGGAAACGCGGGGCCGAGATCACGCCGTTGATGGAGCGGTGGCTGCAGGCGACGCGCATCGTCGCCGAGCACCGTCGCACGCTCGGACGGTGA
- the aceB gene encoding malate synthase A yields MSAPAPHPLAIVDAEPLPRQEEVLTEAALAFLAELHRRFTPRRDELLALRAERRAEIARTSTLDFLPETADVRADDSWRVAPAPEALNDRRVEITGPTDRKMTVNALNSGAKVWLADFEDASAPTWENVVLGQLNLINAYTRTIDFTDPVSGKSYALRPDGELATVVTRPRGWHLDERHLTDADGTRVPGALVDFGLYFFHNARRLLDLGKGPYFYLPKTESHLEARLWNDVFVFAQDYVGIPRGTVRATVLIETITAAYEMEEILYELREHASGLNAGRWDYLFSIVKNFRDGGEKFVLPDRNAVTMTAPFMRAYTELLVRTCHKRGAHAIGGMAAFIPSRRDPEVNKVAFEKVRADKDREANDGFDGSWVAHPDLVPIAMESFDRVLGDRPHQKDRLREDVDVHAADLLAIDSLEATPTYAGLVNAVQVGIRYIEAWLRGLGAVAIFNLMEDAATAEISRSQIWQWINAGVVLDNGEPVTAELARRVAAEELSNIRGELGEEIFAAGHWQQAHDLLLTVALDEDYADFLTLPAYEQLQG; encoded by the coding sequence ATGTCCGCACCAGCGCCGCACCCGCTGGCCATCGTCGACGCCGAGCCCCTGCCCCGGCAGGAGGAGGTCCTCACCGAGGCGGCCCTCGCCTTCCTGGCCGAACTGCACCGGCGGTTCACGCCCCGGCGCGACGAACTCCTCGCCCTCCGCGCGGAGCGCCGCGCCGAGATCGCCCGCACCTCCACGCTCGACTTCCTTCCCGAGACGGCCGACGTCCGCGCGGACGACTCCTGGCGGGTGGCCCCGGCCCCGGAGGCCCTGAACGACCGCCGGGTCGAGATCACCGGCCCCACCGACCGGAAGATGACCGTCAACGCCCTCAACTCGGGTGCGAAGGTGTGGCTCGCGGACTTCGAGGACGCCTCCGCGCCCACCTGGGAGAACGTGGTCCTCGGCCAGCTCAACCTGATCAACGCCTACACCCGGACCATCGACTTCACCGACCCGGTGTCCGGCAAGTCGTACGCCCTGCGCCCGGACGGGGAGCTGGCGACGGTCGTCACGCGCCCGCGCGGCTGGCACCTGGACGAGCGCCATCTCACCGATGCCGACGGCACCCGGGTACCCGGCGCCCTGGTCGACTTCGGGCTGTACTTCTTCCACAACGCCCGGCGCCTCCTGGACCTCGGCAAAGGCCCGTACTTCTACCTCCCGAAGACGGAGTCCCATCTCGAAGCCCGCCTGTGGAACGACGTGTTCGTCTTCGCCCAGGACTACGTGGGCATCCCCCGGGGCACCGTGCGCGCCACCGTCCTCATCGAGACGATCACGGCCGCGTACGAGATGGAGGAGATCCTCTACGAGCTGCGCGAGCATGCCTCGGGGCTGAACGCGGGGCGCTGGGACTATCTGTTCTCCATCGTCAAGAACTTCCGTGACGGCGGGGAGAAGTTCGTCCTCCCGGACCGCAACGCGGTCACGATGACGGCCCCGTTCATGCGCGCGTACACCGAACTCCTCGTGCGCACCTGCCACAAGCGGGGTGCGCACGCGATCGGCGGCATGGCGGCCTTCATCCCGTCCCGCCGGGACCCGGAGGTCAACAAGGTCGCGTTCGAGAAGGTGCGCGCCGACAAGGACCGTGAGGCGAACGACGGTTTCGACGGCTCCTGGGTCGCCCACCCGGACCTGGTCCCGATCGCCATGGAATCCTTCGACCGGGTGCTCGGCGACAGGCCGCACCAGAAGGACCGGCTGCGCGAGGACGTCGACGTCCACGCCGCCGACCTGCTCGCGATCGACTCCCTGGAGGCCACTCCGACGTACGCGGGCCTGGTCAACGCGGTCCAGGTGGGCATCCGCTACATCGAGGCGTGGCTGCGCGGCCTCGGCGCGGTGGCCATCTTCAACCTGATGGAGGATGCGGCCACCGCCGAGATCTCCCGCTCCCAGATCTGGCAGTGGATCAACGCGGGCGTCGTCCTCGACAACGGCGAACCGGTCACCGCGGAGCTGGCCCGACGGGTCGCCGCCGAGGAGCTGTCGAACATCCGCGGCGAGCTGGGCGAGGAGATCTTCGCGGCGGGCCACTGGCAGCAGGCCCACGACCTGCTGCTGACGGTCGCCCTCGACGAGGACTACGCCGACTTCCTCACCCTGCCGGCGTACGAGCAACTCCAGGGCTGA
- a CDS encoding nucleotidyltransferase family protein, translated as MTTPRTNPDSGRTTTQVAGLLLAAGGGRRLGGRPKALLTHRGRPLVEHAAQALRAGGCERVHVVLGARADDVRSRASLPDCVLVDNPDWEQGMGSSLRAGLASLTGTKARAALVLLVDQPGIGPQAVARVRAAYAERETGYPQGARNARERKEVRAPLVSATYAGVRGHPVLFGSAHWAGVAAAATGDQGARAYLKEHADDVVLVECGDVAEAYDIDTEEDLSRLG; from the coding sequence ATGACGACACCTCGGACGAACCCGGACTCGGGACGGACCACCACACAGGTGGCGGGACTGCTGCTCGCGGCGGGCGGTGGACGGCGGCTGGGCGGCCGGCCCAAGGCGCTGCTGACCCACCGGGGGCGGCCACTGGTGGAGCACGCGGCGCAAGCGTTGCGCGCGGGCGGCTGCGAGCGCGTGCACGTGGTGCTCGGTGCGCGGGCGGACGACGTCCGCTCGCGAGCCTCTCTGCCGGACTGCGTGCTCGTCGACAACCCGGACTGGGAGCAGGGCATGGGCTCGTCCCTGCGGGCCGGGCTCGCCTCGCTGACCGGCACAAAAGCGCGGGCCGCCCTGGTCCTGCTGGTCGATCAGCCCGGAATCGGCCCGCAGGCGGTCGCGCGGGTACGCGCCGCGTACGCGGAGCGGGAGACGGGGTACCCGCAGGGGGCGCGGAACGCGCGAGAGCGGAAGGAGGTGCGGGCCCCCCTCGTCTCGGCCACCTACGCCGGCGTACGCGGTCACCCCGTCCTGTTCGGGTCCGCGCACTGGGCCGGTGTCGCCGCGGCCGCGACCGGCGACCAGGGAGCGCGCGCCTACCTGAAGGAACACGCGGACGACGTAGTCCTCGTCGAGTGCGGGGACGTGGCCGAGGCCTACGACATCGACACGGAGGAGGACCTGAGCCGCCTCGGGTAA
- a CDS encoding DUF5955 family protein — MAELRSAVARLRRQLAAHPAEFPDRIIAEDELAALDAHAAGGNPEIPRLRRSLLLIAGAIGSVSALGRGLGEVRDAVDLFGSSPRV; from the coding sequence GTGGCGGAGCTGCGCTCCGCCGTGGCCCGGCTGCGTCGCCAACTGGCAGCCCATCCGGCGGAGTTCCCCGACCGGATCATCGCGGAGGACGAACTCGCCGCACTGGACGCCCACGCGGCAGGCGGCAATCCCGAGATTCCCCGGTTACGCCGTTCCCTGCTGCTGATCGCCGGCGCGATCGGCTCGGTGAGTGCGCTGGGCCGAGGGCTGGGCGAAGTGCGGGACGCGGTGGATCTGTTCGGATCGTCACCGAGGGTTTGA
- a CDS encoding IclR family transcriptional regulator yields the protein MPTSSASTNDSVRSAPGGGVQSLERAFDLLERMADAGGEVGLSELAASSGLPLPTIHRLMRTLVACGYVRQQPNRRYALGPRLIRLGESSSRLLGTWARPYLARLVEETGETANMALLDGDEVVYVAQVPSKHSMRMFTEVGRRVLPHSTGVGKALLAGFPPRDVRALLARTGMPAATDRTITTPEGFLAALDEVRRQGYAIDDNEQEIGVRCLAVPVPDAPTPAALSISGPAGRVTEAATERIVPVLQQVATELSEVLTTPGGPTA from the coding sequence GTGCCGACGTCCAGCGCCAGCACCAACGACTCCGTCCGGTCCGCCCCGGGCGGCGGAGTGCAGTCCCTCGAGCGCGCCTTCGACCTGCTCGAGCGGATGGCGGACGCGGGCGGCGAGGTCGGCCTCAGCGAACTGGCGGCGAGCAGCGGGCTGCCCCTGCCGACGATCCACCGCCTGATGCGCACCCTGGTCGCGTGCGGTTACGTACGCCAGCAGCCCAACCGCCGGTACGCGCTCGGCCCGCGCCTGATCCGGCTCGGCGAGTCCTCCTCCCGGCTGCTGGGCACCTGGGCGCGTCCGTATCTGGCCCGCCTGGTGGAGGAGACCGGCGAGACGGCCAACATGGCGCTGCTCGACGGGGACGAGGTCGTCTACGTCGCACAGGTGCCGTCCAAGCACTCCATGCGGATGTTCACCGAGGTCGGCCGCCGCGTCCTGCCGCACTCCACCGGCGTGGGCAAGGCCCTGCTGGCCGGCTTCCCGCCCCGGGACGTACGGGCCCTGCTCGCCCGCACCGGAATGCCCGCGGCGACGGACAGGACCATCACCACGCCGGAGGGTTTCCTGGCCGCGCTCGACGAAGTGCGCCGCCAGGGCTACGCCATCGACGACAACGAGCAGGAGATCGGCGTACGGTGCCTCGCCGTCCCCGTGCCCGACGCCCCCACCCCGGCCGCCCTCTCGATCTCCGGTCCCGCGGGGCGAGTCACGGAGGCGGCGACGGAGCGGATCGTGCCGGTGCTCCAGCAGGTGGCGACGGAACTCTCCGAGGTGCTCACCACCCCCGGCGGCCCGACGGCCTGA
- the allB gene encoding allantoinase AllB — MSDVELVLRSTRVITPEGARAAAVAVADGTITAVLPYEAPVPGTARLTDLGDDVLLPGLVDTHVHVNDPGRSEWEGFWTATRAAAAGGITTLVDMPLNSLPPTTTTAHLRTKQRTAAGRTHVDVGFWGGALPGNVGDLRPLHEAGVFGFKAFLSPSGVDEFPHLGQDRLARTLEEIAGFDGLLIVHAEDPEHLDAAPQHGGPKYADFLASRPPAAEDTAIARLLAQAKRLDARVHILHLSSGDALPLIAGARSEGVRVTVETCPHYLTLTAEEVPDGASEFKCCPPIREAANQGPLWQALADGVIDCVVTDHSPSTADLKTADFATAWGGVSGLQLSLPAVWTGARERGHGLEDVVRWMSARTAELVGLDDRKGAIAPGRDADFAVLAPDDTFTVDPETLQHRNRVTAYAGRTLYGVVKSTWLRGRRIMADGEFTAPQGRLLTRVP; from the coding sequence GTGTCCGACGTCGAACTGGTGCTGCGCTCGACGCGCGTCATCACTCCCGAGGGCGCGCGCGCCGCGGCCGTCGCCGTCGCCGACGGCACGATCACGGCCGTCCTGCCGTACGAGGCACCGGTCCCCGGGACGGCGCGCCTGACGGACCTCGGCGACGACGTCCTGCTGCCCGGCCTGGTCGACACCCACGTGCACGTCAACGACCCGGGCCGCAGCGAGTGGGAGGGCTTCTGGACCGCCACCCGCGCGGCGGCGGCCGGCGGCATCACCACGCTCGTCGACATGCCGCTCAACTCCCTCCCGCCGACCACGACAACCGCTCATCTGCGCACCAAGCAGCGAACCGCCGCCGGCCGGACCCATGTCGACGTCGGCTTCTGGGGCGGCGCCCTGCCCGGCAACGTCGGGGACCTGCGACCGCTGCACGAGGCCGGCGTCTTCGGCTTCAAGGCCTTCCTGTCACCGTCCGGCGTCGACGAGTTCCCGCACCTCGGACAGGACCGACTCGCCCGGACCCTGGAAGAGATCGCCGGCTTCGACGGGCTGCTGATCGTGCACGCCGAGGACCCGGAGCACCTCGACGCCGCCCCGCAGCACGGCGGCCCCAAGTACGCCGACTTCCTCGCCTCCCGCCCGCCCGCCGCCGAGGACACCGCCATCGCCCGGCTCCTCGCGCAGGCGAAACGCCTCGACGCCCGCGTGCACATCCTGCACCTGTCCTCCGGCGACGCGCTGCCGCTGATCGCCGGGGCCAGATCCGAAGGGGTACGCGTCACCGTCGAGACCTGCCCCCATTACCTGACCCTCACCGCCGAGGAAGTCCCGGACGGCGCCAGCGAGTTCAAGTGCTGCCCGCCCATCCGCGAAGCCGCCAACCAGGGACCGCTCTGGCAGGCGCTCGCGGACGGCGTCATCGACTGCGTGGTCACCGACCACTCCCCGTCCACCGCCGACCTCAAGACGGCCGACTTCGCCACCGCCTGGGGCGGCGTCTCCGGCCTCCAGCTCAGCCTGCCCGCCGTCTGGACCGGGGCCCGCGAACGCGGACACGGCCTGGAGGACGTCGTGCGCTGGATGTCGGCGCGGACGGCGGAACTCGTCGGCCTCGACGACCGCAAGGGCGCCATCGCCCCCGGCCGGGACGCCGACTTCGCCGTCCTGGCCCCCGACGACACCTTCACCGTCGATCCGGAGACCCTCCAGCACCGCAACCGCGTGACGGCGTACGCGGGCAGGACCCTGTACGGCGTCGTGAAGTCCACCTGGCTGCGCGGCCGGCGCATCATGGCCGACGGCGAGTTCACCGCACCACAGGGCCGGTTGCTGACCCGCGTCCCCTGA
- the alc gene encoding allantoicase yields MTAQHAHPASRFTGAARPYGGGDPYADYRTADFPFARHTDLADRRLGAGVVAADDEFFAERENLLLPGRAVFDPEHFGHKGKVMDGWETRRRRGPSAGHPWPAAEDHDWALIRLGAPGVVHGIVVDTAHFRGNHPRAVSVEGASVPGSPGPERLLSGEVAWTTLLPRTPVGGHAANGFAVPAGRRFTHLRLSQYPDGGIARLRVYGEAVPDPVWLEALGTFDVVALENGGRVEDASDRFYSPPANTIRPGRSHRMDDGWETRRRRDQGHDWIRYRLAGQAEIRALEIDTACLKGNSAGWASVSVRDGEDAVADVQGGDGGEVGDDEDGGGGGWREVLPRTRLQPDTNHRFVLPVPTTGTHARVDIFPDGGISRLRLFGSLTDQGSATLTARHRELGG; encoded by the coding sequence GTGACCGCGCAGCACGCACACCCGGCGTCCCGCTTCACCGGCGCCGCACGTCCCTACGGCGGCGGTGACCCGTACGCGGACTACCGCACCGCCGACTTCCCCTTCGCCCGTCACACCGACCTCGCCGACCGCCGGCTCGGCGCCGGTGTCGTCGCCGCCGACGACGAGTTCTTCGCCGAGCGCGAGAACCTGCTGCTGCCCGGTCGTGCCGTGTTCGACCCCGAGCACTTCGGCCACAAGGGCAAGGTCATGGACGGCTGGGAGACCCGGCGCCGCCGCGGCCCCTCCGCCGGGCACCCCTGGCCGGCGGCGGAGGACCACGACTGGGCACTGATCCGCCTCGGCGCGCCCGGAGTCGTCCACGGCATCGTCGTCGACACCGCCCACTTCCGCGGCAACCACCCCCGGGCCGTGTCGGTCGAGGGTGCCTCGGTGCCCGGCTCCCCGGGACCGGAGCGACTGCTGTCGGGCGAGGTGGCGTGGACGACGTTGCTCCCGCGCACCCCGGTGGGCGGCCACGCGGCCAACGGCTTCGCCGTACCGGCCGGCCGGCGCTTCACCCACCTGCGCCTGTCCCAGTACCCCGACGGAGGCATCGCGCGCCTGCGCGTGTACGGCGAAGCCGTCCCGGACCCGGTATGGCTGGAGGCCCTGGGCACCTTCGACGTCGTCGCCCTGGAGAACGGCGGCCGGGTCGAGGACGCGTCCGACCGCTTCTACTCACCGCCCGCGAACACCATCCGGCCCGGCCGCTCCCACCGGATGGACGACGGCTGGGAGACCCGACGACGCCGTGACCAGGGGCACGACTGGATCCGCTACCGGCTCGCGGGCCAGGCGGAGATCCGCGCCCTCGAGATCGACACGGCCTGCCTGAAGGGCAACAGCGCCGGCTGGGCCTCGGTGTCGGTGCGCGACGGCGAGGACGCCGTGGCCGACGTGCAAGGCGGGGACGGCGGAGAAGTCGGGGACGATGAGGACGGTGGGGGAGGCGGCTGGCGGGAGGTCCTGCCCCGGACCCGTCTCCAGCCCGACACCAACCACCGTTTCGTCCTCCCCGTCCCGACGACCGGCACACACGCGCGCGTGGACATCTTCCCGGACGGCGGCATCTCCCGGCTGCGCTTGTTCGGTTCACTGACCGACCAGGGGTCGGCCACCCTGACCGCACGCCACCGTGAACTGGGCGGCTGA
- a CDS encoding SDR family oxidoreductase, whose product MTSHPADSTAHPSDSTLAHPEGALLGKVALVTGGSRGIGAATALRLAREGADVAVTYVNGEEAAEDVVRAVEALGRRAVALRADAADADEAAGAVTATVRSLGRLDVLVNNAGIGVLGPLDTLTASDVDRVLAVNVRGVFLASRAAAAHMTAGGRIITLGTCMTQRVPGPGGTLYAMSKAALVGLTKALARELGGRGITANIVHPGPIDTGMNPADGPHAPAQAAVTAVGRFGTADEVAATIAHLAGAAYVTGAEFAVDGGHAA is encoded by the coding sequence ATGACTTCTCATCCCGCAGACAGCACGGCTCACCCCTCCGACAGCACGCTTGCCCACCCCGAAGGCGCTCTCCTCGGCAAGGTGGCTCTGGTCACCGGCGGCAGCCGGGGCATCGGTGCCGCGACGGCCCTGCGCCTGGCCCGCGAGGGCGCGGACGTGGCCGTCACCTACGTCAACGGCGAGGAGGCTGCCGAGGACGTCGTACGGGCCGTCGAAGCGCTGGGGCGCCGAGCGGTGGCATTGCGCGCGGACGCCGCCGACGCGGACGAGGCCGCCGGGGCCGTGACCGCCACGGTGCGGTCGCTGGGCCGCCTCGACGTACTGGTGAACAACGCGGGCATCGGCGTACTCGGCCCGCTGGACACCCTGACCGCCTCCGATGTCGACCGGGTCCTCGCCGTGAACGTACGCGGCGTCTTCCTGGCCTCCCGCGCGGCCGCCGCGCACATGACGGCGGGAGGGCGGATCATCACGCTCGGCACCTGCATGACCCAGCGTGTCCCGGGCCCCGGCGGCACGCTCTACGCGATGAGCAAGGCGGCCCTGGTCGGGCTGACGAAGGCGCTCGCGCGGGAGTTGGGCGGGCGCGGCATCACGGCGAACATCGTCCATCCGGGGCCGATCGACACCGGTATGAACCCGGCGGACGGCCCCCACGCCCCGGCCCAGGCGGCGGTGACCGCCGTCGGCCGCTTCGGCACGGCCGACGAGGTGGCCGCCACGATCGCCCATCTGGCCGGCGCCGCGTACGTCACCGGCGCGGAGTTCGCGGTGGACGGTGGCCACGCGGCCTGA
- a CDS encoding Gfo/Idh/MocA family protein: MRIGVIGTGRIGTIHAHTLSRHRDVGSLILTDADPARAQALAHRLGETAAPGVDEIYTWGVDALVITTATSAHAELIGRAARSGLPVFCEKPIALDLAGTLQAVSEVEAAGTVLQMGFQRRFDPGYTGAREAVRSGRLGRLHTVRAMSSDPEPPPAGYLPQSGGLYRDTLIHDFDIVRWVTGREIVDVYAAGSDAGPAMFREADDVDTGAALLTLEGGTLAVLTATRMNGAGYDVRMELAGERDQIVVGLDDRTPIASTEPTGPPAADKPWTSFLERFGPAYEAELNGFVEVVQGGRANPCDGREALQALRVAEACELSRRERRPVRLMEIAGGAVAAYG; encoded by the coding sequence ATGCGCATCGGGGTCATCGGTACGGGCCGTATCGGCACCATTCACGCCCACACACTCAGCAGGCATCGCGACGTCGGATCCTTGATCCTCACCGATGCCGACCCTGCCAGGGCACAGGCCCTCGCACACCGGCTCGGCGAGACGGCGGCGCCCGGGGTGGACGAGATCTACACCTGGGGGGTGGACGCCCTGGTGATCACCACGGCCACGTCCGCCCACGCCGAACTCATCGGCCGGGCGGCCCGTTCGGGGCTGCCGGTGTTCTGCGAGAAGCCCATCGCCCTCGACCTCGCGGGCACGTTACAGGCGGTCTCGGAGGTCGAGGCGGCCGGGACGGTCCTGCAGATGGGCTTCCAGCGCCGGTTCGACCCCGGCTACACCGGCGCGCGGGAGGCTGTGCGTTCGGGCCGGCTCGGCCGGCTGCACACCGTCCGGGCCATGAGCAGCGACCCGGAGCCGCCGCCGGCCGGGTATCTGCCGCAGTCCGGCGGGCTGTACCGGGACACGCTGATCCATGATTTCGACATCGTGCGCTGGGTGACCGGCCGGGAGATCGTGGACGTCTATGCCGCCGGGTCCGACGCGGGGCCGGCGATGTTCCGCGAGGCGGACGACGTGGACACCGGCGCGGCGCTCCTCACCCTCGAGGGCGGCACACTCGCCGTCCTCACCGCGACCCGGATGAACGGCGCGGGCTACGACGTGCGGATGGAGCTCGCCGGGGAGCGGGACCAGATCGTGGTCGGCCTGGACGACCGTACGCCGATCGCGTCCACCGAGCCGACCGGGCCCCCGGCCGCGGACAAGCCGTGGACGAGCTTCCTGGAGCGCTTCGGGCCCGCGTACGAGGCGGAACTGAACGGCTTCGTCGAGGTGGTGCAGGGCGGGCGGGCCAATCCCTGCGACGGGCGCGAGGCCCTCCAGGCGCTGCGCGTCGCGGAGGCGTGCGAGCTGTCCCGGCGGGAGCGCAGACCGGTACGGCTGATGGAGATCGCGGGCGGGGCGGTGGCGGCCTACGGGTGA